Proteins from one Gimesia maris genomic window:
- a CDS encoding formylglycine-generating enzyme family protein, which yields MDLLLYLELNQEKQKEYCLEIEEKNSDFKFIKLGDGIDILPTFCHKISNLQVKLIPSNEFKMGLSKREEEKALAIKNPLPVCVSSMRPVHNAKVESIFASIYPILPSDFHYITNEVYEDAEFESGNPVRLSYDEAVEFLSTIGARLPHEEEWECFCRGLSKELFYFGDYLPGRQELEQYVSEEFTKDINFKRNKFGFFGLFTGEWCCDLFRSDYSKEASVDEGVYVVRGGGSALWPWQGDDWVWCMSASRSPARSFSIDGMNDDSFPPLSYLERHTLRAIWTIVE from the coding sequence ATGGATTTATTGTTATATTTAGAATTAAATCAGGAAAAACAAAAAGAATATTGCTTAGAAATTGAGGAAAAAAATTCCGATTTCAAATTTATAAAACTTGGGGATGGAATAGATATTCTTCCAACTTTTTGTCATAAAATAAGTAATCTACAAGTGAAATTAATTCCTTCAAATGAATTCAAAATGGGGTTGTCTAAAAGAGAAGAGGAAAAAGCCCTAGCGATCAAGAATCCACTTCCAGTATGCGTTTCCAGTATGAGGCCTGTTCATAATGCGAAAGTGGAATCCATTTTTGCTTCAATCTACCCCATCTTACCTTCTGACTTTCACTATATTACTAATGAAGTTTATGAAGATGCTGAGTTTGAATCTGGAAATCCTGTTAGGCTATCTTATGATGAAGCTGTGGAGTTTTTAAGTACTATAGGCGCACGCTTACCTCATGAAGAAGAATGGGAATGTTTCTGTCGTGGTTTATCCAAAGAATTGTTCTATTTTGGTGACTATTTGCCTGGGCGACAAGAATTAGAACAATACGTTTCTGAAGAGTTTACAAAAGACATCAATTTTAAACGAAATAAATTTGGGTTTTTTGGACTATTTACGGGAGAATGGTGCTGCGATTTATTTAGAAGTGATTATTCAAAAGAAGCTTCTGTTGATGAGGGGGTTTATGTTGTTCGGGGTGGTGGATCCGCACTTTGGCCATGGCAAGGAGATGATTGGGTATGGTGTATGTCAGCTAGCCGCTCTCCAGCACGTAGTTTCTCTATAGATGGCATGAATGATGATTCATTTCCACCGCTTTCTTATCTTGAACGCCATACTCTTCGTGCAATATGGACGATCGTTGAGTAA
- the tnpB gene encoding IS66 family insertion sequence element accessory protein TnpB (TnpB, as the term is used for proteins encoded by IS66 family insertion elements, is considered an accessory protein, since TnpC, encoded by a neighboring gene, is a DDE family transposase.), producing MKILVATQPADFRRGIDGLARLCKDTLGEDPFAGTVFCFRNRRKTAIKVLVYDGQGFWLCHKRFSEGRLHWWPDARDTATQRLAAHQLSVLFSAGNPERTGAAPDWRPVGPRLAARGPPGLIVASDNCSCHAATIRVFLH from the coding sequence ATGAAGATCCTGGTCGCCACCCAACCGGCGGATTTTCGCAGGGGCATCGATGGACTGGCACGGTTGTGCAAAGACACCCTGGGTGAAGACCCCTTCGCGGGGACGGTGTTTTGCTTTCGCAATCGCAGAAAGACTGCCATCAAGGTGCTGGTGTATGATGGCCAGGGTTTCTGGCTCTGTCACAAGCGTTTTTCCGAAGGGCGCCTTCACTGGTGGCCCGACGCGCGAGATACCGCCACGCAACGCCTGGCAGCTCATCAATTGTCGGTTCTGTTCTCGGCCGGCAACCCGGAGCGAACGGGAGCTGCCCCCGACTGGCGGCCCGTGGGCCCCCGACTGGCGGCCCGTGGGCCCCCAGGCTTGATCGTCGCATCAGACAATTGCTCTTGCCACGCTGCGACAATCAGGGTATTCCTTCACTGA
- the tnpC gene encoding IS66 family transposase yields the protein MPRCDNQGIPSLSERTWRLCVCHGWWIMNRKKPEVMEVDHKRLQDVADRARQSLAHQDAELIERVFESYEYVAGLIQEKNMSIGRLQKMLFGAKTEKTRQVVGNSDQADAEPNSGKSSEHTGDTGETESDKKRNGKPPPRGHGRNGADAYRGAEQIEIPHSLLHAGDPCLECGKGTLYQKLPRTVVRITGQAPLGARTYALERLSCGLCGAVFTAALPREAGREKYDARAGAMIGLLKYGSGLPFNRLQGLQGNLEIPLPASTQWDVVSTFAPLLNPAFEDLMREAAQGTILYNDDTTVKILTLMGERRIPFVDNPDRTGLFTSGVISTRDGRRIALFFSSHRHAGENLAEVLKQRAAELESPIQMCDALARNIPRELGTIVANCLAHARRQFVEIHDLFPAECGHVLEALKIVYKNDATARKEGLSSEARLELHQAHSQLAMTELKSWLHRQFDERLVEPNSTLGTAVNYLLRHWEKLTLFLHKAGAPLDNNVCERALKKAICHRKNSLFYRTQNGARIGDMFMSLIHTCELNQANPFDYLTELFRHPGEVAAHPERFLPWNYRQTIAELPAVA from the coding sequence TTGCCACGCTGCGACAATCAGGGTATTCCTTCACTGAGCGAACGGACTTGGAGGCTCTGTGTTTGCCACGGATGGTGGATCATGAATCGGAAGAAACCGGAGGTCATGGAAGTGGATCACAAACGACTCCAGGATGTGGCGGACCGCGCCAGGCAATCGCTGGCTCATCAAGATGCGGAGCTGATCGAGCGGGTTTTTGAATCCTATGAATATGTGGCGGGCCTGATTCAAGAAAAGAACATGTCGATCGGCCGGCTGCAGAAGATGCTGTTCGGCGCGAAGACGGAGAAGACCAGACAGGTCGTGGGCAATTCTGATCAGGCCGATGCCGAGCCGAACTCCGGCAAATCCTCGGAGCATACCGGGGACACGGGCGAAACCGAATCCGACAAAAAGCGGAACGGCAAACCACCTCCCAGGGGCCACGGCCGAAACGGAGCCGACGCGTATCGCGGGGCCGAGCAGATCGAAATCCCTCACTCCTTGCTTCACGCCGGTGATCCTTGTCTGGAATGCGGGAAGGGAACCCTCTATCAAAAGCTGCCCCGCACTGTGGTGCGGATCACAGGCCAGGCTCCGCTGGGTGCCAGGACCTATGCACTGGAACGCCTCAGCTGCGGTCTGTGCGGCGCGGTCTTCACTGCCGCGCTTCCCCGGGAAGCCGGCCGCGAGAAATACGATGCCAGAGCCGGTGCGATGATCGGCCTTTTAAAATACGGAAGCGGGCTTCCCTTCAACCGCCTCCAGGGTCTGCAGGGGAACCTGGAAATTCCTCTGCCGGCCTCGACTCAGTGGGATGTGGTTTCCACTTTTGCCCCTCTACTCAATCCGGCTTTTGAAGACCTCATGCGAGAAGCCGCTCAGGGAACGATTCTCTACAACGACGACACAACCGTGAAGATTCTGACCCTGATGGGAGAACGCCGGATTCCCTTCGTGGACAATCCGGACCGCACCGGTCTGTTCACTTCCGGCGTGATTTCCACGCGGGATGGTCGCCGCATTGCGTTGTTTTTCAGCTCGCATCGGCACGCCGGCGAGAACCTGGCCGAGGTACTCAAGCAGCGCGCAGCCGAACTTGAGTCTCCGATCCAGATGTGCGATGCGCTCGCGCGGAACATACCCCGGGAACTGGGGACGATCGTCGCCAACTGCCTGGCCCATGCCCGCCGGCAGTTCGTGGAGATTCACGATCTGTTTCCCGCAGAGTGCGGCCACGTACTCGAAGCATTAAAGATCGTCTATAAAAATGATGCCACTGCCCGGAAAGAGGGGCTGTCTTCTGAAGCACGTCTGGAGTTACATCAAGCCCACAGCCAACTGGCGATGACGGAATTGAAGAGTTGGCTGCATCGGCAGTTCGACGAAAGGCTCGTCGAGCCGAACTCGACTCTGGGCACCGCCGTCAATTACCTGCTCAGACACTGGGAGAAGCTGACGCTCTTTCTGCACAAAGCCGGAGCCCCGCTGGACAATAACGTCTGCGAGCGGGCTCTGAAAAAAGCGATCTGCCATCGCAAAAATTCACTTTTCTATCGCACGCAAAACGGAGCCCGCATCGGCGATATGTTCATGAGCCTGATCCACACCTGCGAGCTCAATCAGGCGAACCCCTTCGATTATCTCACCGAACTCTTCCGCCATCCCGGCGAAGTCGCCGCCCATCCCGAACGGTTCCTGCCCTGGAACTACCGCCAGACAATCGCCGAACTCCCCGCCGTTGCTTGA
- the tnpC gene encoding IS66 family transposase — MNQKRSSLPSDVQSCHDMIHQLGETVGEQQREVEQLKHFIERLLRQRFGARSEKIAPNQMSLFDEPEAAEEATDPEDDEPPPTAVSAHRRHGGGRNKLPDHLPRERVEHDLTESEKLCPCCNQTRQRIGEISHEQLEFIPASLKVIEHVRFKYACRECEEHVALAPVPARPIAKSFAGPGLLSTILVGKYSDHLPLYRHESILSRNGVQLSRSTMSRWVLETAELLQPLTDLMKSRVLQSSVVHTDDTTIPVQDQRLSRTRTGRSWVYCGDAAHPYSVYDFTPNRERAGPQAFLKHFRGYLQADAYAGYEELYRSGRIHQVLCWAHARRKFYDARTVQPEAAHRALLFIQQLYAIEREAGELKLDLSQPADCERWWQHRRQLRQDKALPILETFCDWLTETARSLLPKSPVAVAMQYLLSRWSGFTRYCAEGILSIDNNLAERTLRPCAIGRKNYLFVGSDRGGQAAAVHYSLMASCKANEVEPFAYLRDVLARITDHAADRLEELLPDQWLKHHPEAHRPRRR, encoded by the coding sequence ATGAACCAGAAACGATCTTCACTGCCGAGCGACGTCCAGTCCTGTCACGACATGATTCACCAGCTGGGTGAGACCGTGGGAGAGCAACAGCGGGAAGTCGAGCAGCTCAAACATTTCATTGAGCGGCTGCTGCGACAACGCTTTGGCGCTCGTTCCGAAAAGATCGCTCCCAATCAAATGAGCCTGTTTGACGAACCCGAGGCTGCCGAGGAAGCTACCGACCCCGAGGACGATGAACCTCCTCCCACGGCGGTTTCCGCACATCGCCGTCATGGTGGTGGCCGTAACAAGCTGCCCGATCATCTGCCCCGGGAACGGGTAGAACATGACCTGACCGAATCGGAAAAACTCTGTCCCTGCTGTAATCAGACGCGACAGCGGATCGGAGAAATCAGCCACGAACAGCTGGAATTCATACCTGCCAGCCTGAAAGTAATCGAGCACGTACGTTTCAAATACGCGTGCCGGGAGTGTGAAGAGCATGTGGCGCTGGCTCCAGTTCCTGCCCGGCCGATTGCCAAAAGCTTCGCCGGCCCCGGCTTGCTCTCGACGATCCTGGTGGGGAAATACTCAGATCATCTCCCCCTGTATCGTCATGAATCCATTCTCAGCCGGAATGGCGTACAGCTTTCGCGAAGCACGATGAGCCGCTGGGTACTGGAAACTGCGGAATTACTGCAACCGCTGACTGATCTGATGAAAAGTCGCGTTCTGCAATCCAGTGTCGTGCATACGGACGATACAACGATTCCCGTCCAGGACCAACGGCTTTCCCGCACGCGGACCGGCCGGTCCTGGGTTTACTGCGGCGATGCCGCGCACCCGTATTCGGTCTATGATTTCACCCCGAACCGGGAACGCGCCGGTCCCCAGGCGTTTTTAAAACACTTTCGCGGTTATCTGCAGGCTGACGCGTATGCCGGCTACGAAGAGCTGTACCGCTCGGGCAGAATTCATCAGGTTTTATGTTGGGCACATGCGCGACGCAAGTTTTACGATGCGCGGACCGTGCAGCCGGAAGCCGCACACCGGGCATTATTGTTTATCCAGCAGTTATACGCGATTGAACGGGAGGCCGGCGAATTGAAATTGGATCTGTCACAGCCGGCGGACTGTGAACGCTGGTGGCAACACCGCCGACAGTTGCGACAGGACAAGGCGTTACCGATTTTGGAAACGTTTTGCGACTGGTTGACGGAAACCGCGCGCAGTCTGTTACCGAAAAGTCCGGTGGCAGTCGCGATGCAATATCTGTTAAGCCGCTGGTCCGGGTTTACGCGGTATTGTGCAGAGGGCATTCTGTCGATTGACAACAATCTGGCCGAACGCACCTTGCGTCCCTGTGCTATCGGCCGGAAGAATTATCTGTTCGTCGGCAGTGACCGGGGCGGCCAAGCCGCCGCCGTGCACTACAGTCTGATGGCCAGTTGCAAAGCAAACGAGGTAGAACCGTTTGCCTATCTGCGCGATGTGTTGGCACGGATCACCGATCACGCCGCCGATCGTCTGGAAGAACTGCTGCCGGACCAATGGCTGAAGCATCACCCGGAAGCCCACCGTCCCCGACGACGCTGA
- the tnpB gene encoding IS66 family insertion sequence element accessory protein TnpB (TnpB, as the term is used for proteins encoded by IS66 family insertion elements, is considered an accessory protein, since TnpC, encoded by a neighboring gene, is a DDE family transposase.), with amino-acid sequence MLNLPARIYFCTVPTDMRKSFDGLMRMTEAYLQQNVLDGGLFVFLNKKQDRIKLLYWDHDGLAIWYKRLEAGTYQRLSGPEGTHGLSLKSTDLALLLQGIDLTSVQRRKRYQISQKVST; translated from the coding sequence ATGCTGAATCTCCCGGCCCGAATTTATTTCTGCACGGTGCCCACTGATATGCGTAAAAGTTTTGACGGGCTGATGCGGATGACCGAAGCCTACCTACAGCAAAACGTACTCGACGGGGGACTGTTTGTATTTCTCAACAAAAAACAGGATCGAATCAAGCTGCTCTACTGGGACCACGATGGCCTGGCTATCTGGTACAAACGCCTGGAAGCGGGCACGTACCAGCGTCTCTCCGGCCCGGAAGGCACACACGGCCTATCTCTTAAATCTACCGATCTGGCGCTACTGCTGCAGGGCATCGACCTGACCAGCGTGCAGCGCAGAAAACGCTATCAGATTTCGCAAAAAGTATCGACTTAA
- the tnpA gene encoding IS66 family insertion sequence element accessory protein TnpA, producing the protein MPISQPTQRADQRRNPDREAFWRQTISDRLQSGLSIRAFCEREGLSEPTYHYWRRELKKRDAENTVATSFLPIEVPRQPLPTPIEIVFSHGTTVRVGNGCDQTTLETVLAALEQRAC; encoded by the coding sequence ATGCCCATATCCCAGCCAACACAACGTGCCGATCAGCGGCGGAACCCGGACCGCGAAGCGTTCTGGCGACAAACAATTTCAGACAGGCTGCAGTCCGGACTTTCGATCCGTGCCTTCTGTGAGCGTGAGGGATTGAGCGAACCAACTTACCACTACTGGCGGCGGGAGCTGAAAAAACGCGATGCCGAGAACACAGTTGCAACATCCTTCCTGCCCATCGAGGTCCCTCGCCAGCCGCTTCCCACACCGATTGAAATCGTGTTCTCACACGGCACCACCGTTCGCGTTGGAAACGGCTGTGATCAAACCACGCTCGAAACCGTGCTCGCCGCGCTGGAGCAGCGCGCATGCTGA
- a CDS encoding IS4 family transposase, translating into MPFISSSRVNAASFSLFKRSMMQESSLPLADVLDDQRWQQVFDEHEIDFGNDPDAIYTPAITLWALISQVFFSGEQRSCKAAVIRVASFWAALGRRVCSTNTGAYCRARLKLSFTAIREIVQQLAADAEAACDQNCVQSQEQSAARLSPSNVADVKSRSTGGRILLVDGFTITAADTPENQRAYPQNPAQKPGLGFPVLRCVSLISMTTGLLVDLVSGPYSGKGSGETALLWQMLDVLRPGDTLVADSYYCTYWLVSACHARGVQILMKNHHLRDDHPQTARRLNKRERLVTWLRPPVRPAWMARQEYRRQPLTLTLRLVDVQVSQPGCRTKTFTIATTITDRKACPARWIAAVYQSRWLIELDIRSIKCSLGMDILRAKSPAMVLTELWSCLLAYNLIRLKMLQSSLATGRDPRSLSFTTTQQMLAASWLLGAVTQTTEELATLGQQVPCSERVGHRIGRTEPRANKRRTKVLALLKQPRYHYHQQRRATV; encoded by the coding sequence ATGCCATTTATATCATCTTCCCGAGTGAATGCAGCATCATTTTCTCTTTTCAAACGTTCGATGATGCAGGAGAGCAGCCTGCCGCTAGCCGACGTCCTTGACGATCAACGCTGGCAGCAGGTGTTTGACGAACACGAAATCGATTTTGGCAATGACCCCGATGCCATCTACACACCGGCGATCACGCTCTGGGCGTTAATCTCTCAGGTCTTCTTTTCCGGCGAGCAGCGCAGCTGTAAGGCAGCCGTGATCCGCGTTGCCAGCTTCTGGGCGGCACTGGGCCGGCGAGTCTGCAGCACGAATACTGGTGCTTACTGTCGGGCGCGACTCAAACTGTCCTTTACCGCCATCCGTGAGATCGTCCAGCAACTTGCCGCCGATGCCGAAGCGGCCTGTGACCAGAACTGTGTCCAGTCCCAAGAGCAGTCAGCGGCGCGGCTCAGTCCTTCCAACGTGGCCGATGTGAAATCACGGAGCACCGGCGGTCGCATTCTGCTTGTCGACGGCTTCACCATCACGGCCGCCGATACGCCTGAGAATCAGCGGGCCTATCCGCAGAATCCGGCACAGAAGCCAGGGCTCGGGTTCCCCGTTCTCCGCTGCGTTTCTCTGATCTCGATGACCACCGGACTGCTGGTTGACCTGGTGAGCGGACCTTACAGCGGTAAAGGGAGTGGCGAAACAGCCCTGCTTTGGCAAATGCTCGATGTACTCCGACCGGGAGATACTCTGGTGGCAGACTCGTATTACTGCACGTACTGGCTGGTGAGTGCTTGCCATGCGCGGGGCGTGCAGATCCTGATGAAAAATCATCACCTGCGAGACGATCATCCGCAAACCGCACGCCGACTGAACAAGCGAGAGCGCCTGGTGACGTGGTTACGTCCCCCCGTCCGTCCTGCCTGGATGGCCCGTCAGGAATACCGGCGACAGCCGCTGACACTCACTCTGCGCCTGGTCGATGTGCAGGTCAGTCAGCCGGGGTGTCGCACCAAAACTTTTACGATTGCCACCACCATCACAGATCGGAAAGCATGCCCGGCACGCTGGATCGCCGCCGTGTATCAGAGCCGCTGGCTGATCGAACTGGACATTCGCAGTATCAAGTGTTCTCTGGGCATGGATATTCTGCGTGCAAAGTCTCCGGCCATGGTGCTCACCGAACTCTGGTCATGTCTGCTGGCGTACAATCTGATTCGATTGAAGATGCTGCAGAGTAGCCTGGCGACAGGCCGTGATCCACGCTCGCTCTCGTTTACCACCACTCAGCAGATGCTGGCTGCAAGCTGGTTGCTGGGAGCTGTCACGCAGACGACCGAGGAATTAGCCACACTCGGACAGCAGGTCCCCTGCAGCGAACGTGTAGGACATCGCATCGGCCGAACAGAGCCCAGAGCTAATAAACGTCGCACCAAAGTGCTGGCTTTGCTGAAGCAACCAAGATACCATTACCATCAACAAAGAAGGGCAACTGTATGA
- a CDS encoding IS110 family transposase: MKDSSSISVVGIDVSKDSLDLFHTINGQQQKIAYQQDSLKLLARQIIKLNATVVMEATGGYEKKLVKYLQSQGIACAVVNPKLIRDFARACGKLEKNDAIDARIIASFGQMMQPRTMGKIDRNREKLKLLATRREQVQSMITQESNRQQQIEDRQIRAFIQRAIQLYQKQLKKLDNEMLKVIEADQTMKQKSEILLSAKGVGPATTANLIAGLPELGQLNRQQIAKLVGLAPLVRDSGKFKGQRRTYAGRSQIRRILYMATLVATRWNSRIKAFYLSLLERGKPKKLAITACMRKFITILNSMMKNNQTWDQNLLAS; the protein is encoded by the coding sequence ATGAAAGACTCCTCTTCAATTTCTGTGGTTGGCATTGATGTTTCTAAAGATTCACTCGATCTCTTCCATACGATTAATGGCCAGCAGCAGAAGATCGCTTATCAGCAGGATTCCCTCAAGCTGCTTGCCCGGCAGATCATCAAGCTCAACGCAACCGTCGTCATGGAAGCCACGGGTGGCTACGAAAAGAAACTGGTCAAATATTTACAGAGCCAGGGAATTGCATGTGCCGTGGTGAATCCGAAGCTGATTCGTGACTTTGCCAGAGCCTGTGGGAAGCTTGAGAAAAACGATGCCATCGACGCCAGGATCATCGCCTCTTTTGGACAGATGATGCAACCGAGGACGATGGGAAAAATCGATCGAAACAGGGAGAAACTCAAGTTGCTGGCAACTCGTCGAGAACAGGTTCAAAGTATGATTACCCAGGAATCCAATCGTCAGCAGCAAATTGAGGATCGGCAAATTCGGGCCTTCATTCAACGGGCGATCCAACTCTATCAGAAACAGCTTAAAAAACTGGACAATGAAATGCTGAAGGTCATTGAAGCCGACCAGACCATGAAACAGAAGTCCGAAATTCTGCTCTCTGCGAAAGGTGTCGGCCCGGCAACAACCGCTAACCTGATTGCCGGGCTGCCTGAACTCGGGCAACTGAATCGGCAGCAGATCGCCAAGCTCGTCGGCCTGGCTCCTCTCGTTCGGGACAGTGGCAAATTCAAAGGGCAGCGCAGAACATATGCCGGCAGAAGCCAGATACGGCGGATCCTTTATATGGCGACCTTAGTAGCCACGCGCTGGAACAGTCGCATCAAAGCATTTTACTTGTCCTTATTGGAAAGAGGTAAACCGAAGAAGCTGGCCATCACAGCCTGCATGAGAAAGTTTATCACCATCCTGAATTCCATGATGAAAAACAATCAGACGTGGGATCAAAATCTTCTTGCTTCTTGA
- a CDS encoding GYF domain-containing protein: MSDQLFIRIRGNVKGPLTAEQIRVQAHRGRFGRHNEISEDGINWSRASSRPDLFPASAQPKVRKKQEVEVVSETETEDQLSESYELAEISDNEQKNWYYSQGSERQGPVSFSELQSLASAGKLKPNDYVCQEGMQDWELSSDIPGLYSTPQIVTQPIVEAAGVNQVGESEFTRTAPMAVASLVLGLVGFNIIFLLGSILAVIFGHVALKQIKQAGGRLSGRGMAIAGLLLGYGVIFVCLIVIVVLAIFMLIGIMAASS, from the coding sequence TTGTCAGATCAATTATTTATACGAATTCGCGGAAATGTAAAAGGACCTCTTACTGCGGAGCAGATTCGAGTCCAGGCACATCGTGGACGGTTTGGTCGACATAATGAAATTTCCGAAGACGGGATTAATTGGAGTCGTGCTTCTTCACGACCTGACTTGTTTCCTGCTTCTGCACAACCCAAAGTTCGTAAGAAACAGGAAGTGGAGGTGGTCTCTGAAACTGAAACCGAAGATCAGCTCTCTGAGTCATACGAACTGGCGGAAATTTCTGACAATGAACAGAAAAACTGGTACTACTCACAAGGTTCGGAACGTCAGGGACCGGTTTCGTTCTCGGAACTCCAATCCCTTGCGTCAGCAGGTAAACTTAAACCGAATGATTATGTATGCCAGGAAGGCATGCAGGATTGGGAATTAAGCAGCGACATCCCGGGCTTATATTCAACTCCTCAAATAGTGACTCAGCCAATCGTAGAAGCTGCTGGTGTGAATCAAGTCGGCGAGTCAGAATTCACACGAACAGCCCCCATGGCGGTGGCCAGCCTGGTTCTGGGACTGGTCGGCTTCAACATCATATTTTTATTAGGGAGCATTCTGGCTGTCATTTTTGGTCATGTCGCTCTCAAACAAATCAAACAGGCGGGAGGAAGACTCAGCGGTCGCGGAATGGCGATCGCTGGCCTGCTGCTGGGGTATGGGGTCATTTTTGTCTGTTTGATAGTGATCGTTGTGCTTGCCATTTTTATGCTGATTGGCATCATGGCAGCGAGTTCGTAG
- a CDS encoding MotA/TolQ/ExbB proton channel family protein produces MAITTEVPLSWSRQDIEQRLAFKGGRYTRVNTLLSILSGGILTVIFYALLIPLEGTFFAEMFTRRGFIPYLICFFSLWSLSILFIKYRKLSLQKKSLAYIVVPSDASFVLSSTTVDTVIDNIYECVDDPRHFVLFNRIIIALSNLRNLGRVTDVDEILRSQAVHDESSMETSYSLLSGFIWAIPVLGFIGTVLGLSQAIGGFGKVLQTSEELSQIKTSLQGVTGGLATAFETTLQALIAALFIQLILTFLKKSEEEFLDSCSEYCITNIVNKLRIMPFENQNDN; encoded by the coding sequence TTGGCTATTACTACTGAAGTTCCCCTTTCCTGGTCGCGTCAGGATATTGAACAACGACTTGCATTTAAAGGGGGAAGGTACACACGCGTCAATACTCTACTCTCCATTCTATCAGGGGGAATACTCACCGTTATTTTCTATGCGCTACTCATTCCGCTGGAAGGAACATTTTTCGCAGAAATGTTTACCAGACGTGGTTTCATTCCTTATCTGATCTGCTTTTTCTCATTATGGTCCTTGTCAATTCTGTTCATCAAGTACCGTAAACTCTCCCTGCAAAAGAAGAGTCTGGCTTACATTGTCGTTCCCTCCGATGCGAGTTTCGTGTTGTCGTCAACCACTGTGGATACCGTAATCGACAATATTTATGAGTGTGTTGATGACCCCAGGCACTTTGTGCTGTTCAATCGGATTATTATTGCTCTCTCTAATTTGCGAAATCTGGGGCGAGTCACTGATGTCGACGAAATCCTCCGTTCGCAGGCAGTACATGACGAGTCTTCCATGGAAACCAGTTACTCCCTCTTAAGCGGATTTATCTGGGCGATCCCCGTTCTAGGGTTTATAGGAACGGTTTTGGGACTTTCTCAGGCGATTGGCGGTTTTGGAAAAGTTCTGCAGACCAGTGAAGAACTCAGTCAGATCAAAACATCATTACAGGGAGTAACTGGTGGACTGGCAACTGCATTCGAGACGACGTTACAGGCATTGATTGCAGCACTCTTTATTCAGTTGATCCTCACCTTCCTGAAGAAATCGGAAGAAGAATTCCTCGATTCCTGCTCAGAATACTGCATCACAAACATCGTCAATAAACTTCGCATCATGCCTTTTGAAAATCAGAATGACAATTGA